The following is a genomic window from Pseudomonadota bacterium.
CCAGGTGGAATTAAAGGAGAGTAAAGAGTGGCTGCGCGTTCTAATAGATGGCATTCCTGATATTATTTGTCTGAAAGATGGGGATGGTTGCTGGCAGATTACCAATCAAGCCTGCCGGCAGATTTTTCAGCTTGGCGAAGAAGGATATATAAAAAAATCAAATGTGGAAATGTCTCGTTTGCATGGGGACTTCAGCCAGGTTTTCCTGGAGGGTAAGGAAATGGATGCCCTGGCCTGGGAACAAGGGAAGGTCTATCGACGGGAACAGCTCATTCCCGATGTTTTCGGCAGAAAAATGATCTTTGAAGTGGCTAAAATACCGGTTTTTCATCCAGACGGTTCCCGGAAAGGGTTGGTCAGCATTGGTCATGATATAACCGCGCTTAAACAGGGAGCTAAGGCATTAGAGGAAAGCGAAGAAAAATACCGGACGGTCCTGGAATCCAATCCTGATCCGGTGGTAGTGTATGACCGTGAAGGCCTGGTGGTTTATCTGAACCCCGCCTTTACCCGGGTTTTTGGCTGGACGATGGAAGAGCTTCAGGGCCGCAAGCTGGATCATTTTGTTCCCGAAGAAACCTGGCCGTTGACCAAAATGATGATCGAAAAAGTGCTGGCCGGAGAGAATTTTTCCGGTTATGAAACCAAGAGATTTAACAAGGATGGTCAAGAAATTCCGGTTAGTATCAGTGCGGCAATTTATCATACAAAGGAAGGTGATACCGCCGGCAGTGTTATTAACCTGCGGGATATCAGTGTCCAGAAAGAGCTGGAATCGAAGCTGCAACGGGCGCAGAAGATGGAAGGAATCGGCCTGCTGGCGGCCGGGGTGGCCCATGATCTCAACAATGTGCTCTCGGGTCTGGTGACTTATCCGGAGCTTATTTTACAAAAAGTGGGTCCGGATGATCCTTTACGAAAGTCACTGTTGATCATCCAGAAGTCGGGTGAAAAAGCGGCGGCGATTGTTAACGATCTCTTAACCCTGGCCCGGCGGGGAGCTGACACCAAAGAAGTTGTCAACCTGAACCGGATTATTACTGATTATCTGGAAAGTCCAGAATTTGAAAAGCTGACATCATTATATCCTGATATCAATCTGATGTCCAAGCTGGCACCAGATTTATTGAATATGGTAGGTTCTCATCTTCATCTGATTAAAACGGTCATGAACCTGGTGGTCAATGCCATGGAAGCAATGTCGGCAGCGGGAACCTTGACTATTGAGACCGGGAATTGTTATGTAGATGGAACAGAGAAAAGTTTTGCGGGAGTTGCTGAAGGTGAATATGTTGTTTGTAAAGTGGCGGATACCGGCACCGGTATCCCCGAAGCAGATATTGAAAAAATTTTTGAACCGTTTTATAGTAAGAAGGTTATGGGGCGCAGCGGTACCGGCCTGGGTATGGCAATTATCTGGAATGCTGTCCATGACCATCAAGGACATATTGACGTTCAGAGTGCTGAAGATAAAGGGACGACCTTTTCATTATATTTTCCGGCTACCCGACAACAACTATATAAAAGTGCCGGCATAATCTCTGCTGATGAATATACCGGCAAGGGAGAGCATATCCTGGTAGTTGATGACCTGGCCGATCAACGGCAGATTGCCGCTGAGATGTTGCAGAGCCTGGGGTAT
Proteins encoded in this region:
- a CDS encoding PAS domain S-box protein, translated to MVSQDWQYYRLLIENVDSIILRLDSRGKILYLNPFGERFFGYAATEILGKSVVGTIVPQKDSSGKDLQDMIGNLVQQPELYQNNENENMCKDGRRIWISWTNKAFYGEPGELQEIFCIGHDITDKKLAEKELLESKEELEKNIEEKNIELLITNEVLEAEREELLRFQVELKESKEWLRVLIDGIPDIICLKDGDGCWQITNQACRQIFQLGEEGYIKKSNVEMSRLHGDFSQVFLEGKEMDALAWEQGKVYRREQLIPDVFGRKMIFEVAKIPVFHPDGSRKGLVSIGHDITALKQGAKALEESEEKYRTVLESNPDPVVVYDREGLVVYLNPAFTRVFGWTMEELQGRKLDHFVPEETWPLTKMMIEKVLAGENFSGYETKRFNKDGQEIPVSISAAIYHTKEGDTAGSVINLRDISVQKELESKLQRAQKMEGIGLLAAGVAHDLNNVLSGLVTYPELILQKVGPDDPLRKSLLIIQKSGEKAAAIVNDLLTLARRGADTKEVVNLNRIITDYLESPEFEKLTSLYPDINLMSKLAPDLLNMVGSHLHLIKTVMNLVVNAMEAMSAAGTLTIETGNCYVDGTEKSFAGVAEGEYVVCKVADTGTGIPEADIEKIFEPFYSKKVMGRSGTGLGMAIIWNAVHDHQGHIDVQSAEDKGTTFSLYFPATRQQLYKSAGIISADEYTGKGEHILVVDDLADQRQIAAEMLQSLGYKITSLASGEEAVAYLEDHAVDLVILDMIMDPGIDGLETYRRISAGTPGQKVIIASGYSESERVREAQRLGAGAYVKKPYLLAKIGLVVRRTLDS